The Lentzea guizhouensis genome contains a region encoding:
- a CDS encoding aldo/keto reductase family protein has product MKFRRLGRSGLSVSEITYGNWLTHGSQIEEDQAHACVKAALDAGVTTFDTADVYANTAAESVLGRALKGQRRESLEVLTKVYWPTGPGGPNDRGLGRKHIMESANASLQRLQTDYVDLYQAHRYDHTVPLEETMLAFADLVRQGKVLYVGVSEWTAEQITRGAELARELKVPFVSHQPQYSMLWRVIEPQVVPVCEREGLSQIVFSPVAQGILTGKYLPGAEAPEGSRLADERGSKMIARWMRDDVLTAVQQLKPIADEVGVTMAQLAVAWVLKNPNVASAIIGASRPEQVVENVKAIDVELDDEVLKKIDGVLEGVVTDDPRLTAEG; this is encoded by the coding sequence ATGAAGTTCCGTCGTCTTGGCCGCAGCGGCCTGAGCGTCAGTGAGATCACGTACGGCAACTGGCTCACGCACGGTTCCCAGATCGAGGAGGACCAGGCGCACGCGTGCGTGAAGGCCGCCCTCGACGCTGGTGTGACCACCTTCGACACCGCCGACGTCTACGCGAACACCGCCGCGGAGTCCGTGCTCGGCCGGGCGTTGAAGGGCCAGCGGCGTGAGTCGTTGGAGGTTCTGACGAAGGTGTACTGGCCCACGGGTCCCGGCGGTCCCAACGACCGCGGGCTGGGCCGCAAGCACATCATGGAGTCGGCCAACGCGTCGCTGCAGCGCCTGCAGACCGACTACGTCGACCTCTACCAGGCCCACCGCTACGACCACACCGTGCCGCTGGAAGAGACGATGCTGGCGTTCGCCGACCTCGTCCGCCAGGGCAAGGTCCTCTACGTCGGTGTCTCCGAGTGGACCGCCGAGCAGATCACCCGCGGCGCCGAGCTGGCCCGCGAGCTGAAGGTGCCGTTCGTGTCGCACCAGCCGCAGTACTCGATGCTGTGGCGGGTCATCGAGCCGCAGGTCGTGCCGGTCTGCGAGCGCGAGGGTCTGAGCCAGATCGTCTTCTCCCCGGTTGCGCAGGGCATCCTGACCGGCAAGTACCTGCCGGGTGCCGAGGCGCCGGAGGGCTCGCGGCTGGCCGACGAGCGCGGCTCGAAGATGATCGCCCGCTGGATGCGCGACGACGTGCTGACCGCCGTGCAGCAGCTCAAGCCGATCGCCGACGAGGTGGGCGTCACGATGGCGCAGCTCGCGGTGGCGTGGGTGCTCAAGAACCCGAACGTCGCGTCCGCGATCATCGGCGCGTCGCGTCCCGAGCAGGTCGTCGAGAACGTCAAGGCGATCGACGTCGAGCTCGACGACGAGGTGCTCAAGAAGATCGACGGCGTGCTCGAGGGCGTCGTCACGGACGACCCGAGGCTGACCGCCGAGGGCTGA
- the cobU gene encoding bifunctional adenosylcobinamide kinase/adenosylcobinamide-phosphate guanylyltransferase: protein MTTRTLVLGGARSGKSAHAEGLLTDATVTYVATARRYPDDPDWDARIAKHVARRPSTWHTVEAPAPHDLSALLTATSAEDPPILVDDLSTWLVGAMDDAGAWEGDSVERVERDVDELVASIATCRARLVLVTAEVGLGVVPQTRSGRLFRDHLGALNARVAGVCDEVQLLVAGIPLKLR from the coding sequence TTGACCACCAGGACACTCGTGCTCGGCGGAGCACGTTCAGGCAAGTCCGCGCACGCGGAAGGCCTGCTCACGGACGCGACCGTGACATACGTCGCAACGGCGCGCCGGTACCCCGACGACCCGGACTGGGACGCGCGGATCGCCAAGCACGTCGCCCGCCGGCCGTCCACGTGGCACACCGTCGAGGCGCCCGCGCCGCACGACCTGTCCGCGTTGCTCACCGCGACGTCCGCCGAGGACCCGCCGATCCTGGTCGACGACCTGTCGACGTGGCTGGTGGGAGCCATGGACGACGCCGGCGCGTGGGAAGGTGACAGCGTCGAGCGGGTCGAACGCGACGTCGACGAGCTCGTCGCCTCGATCGCCACCTGCCGGGCGCGGCTGGTGCTGGTGACCGCGGAGGTCGGCCTCGGCGTCGTTCCGCAGACGCGCTCTGGCAGGCTCTTCCGCGATCACCTCGGTGCGCTCAACGCACGCGTCGCCGGGGTGTGCGACGAGGTGCAGCTGCTCGTCGCCGGAATCCCCCTGAAACTGCGCTGA
- a CDS encoding DUF3043 domain-containing protein: MRFLRRNSDDTATATATDAPAPEAELAEPLDRNRTAGKGRATPKRREAQARRSGPVPPPPRTQREAFKRMRGNKVSKEERRAAAADRRARMMAGDEKYLPVRDRGPVKAYIRDLVDSRRNLMGLFMPLAILVFVALLTPSLAVQRYATLATTFMLIAMIIEGFVLGRIVTKRVREKFPTEPIKGISIGWYSFIRASQLRKLRIPKPRVGPGDAVK; the protein is encoded by the coding sequence GTGAGGTTCCTGCGCCGCAACTCCGACGACACCGCCACCGCCACCGCCACCGACGCACCCGCGCCGGAGGCCGAGCTCGCCGAGCCGCTCGACCGGAACCGGACCGCGGGCAAGGGCCGGGCGACGCCGAAGCGCCGGGAAGCGCAGGCCAGGCGCAGCGGTCCCGTCCCGCCGCCGCCCCGCACGCAGCGCGAGGCGTTCAAGCGCATGCGCGGCAACAAGGTGAGCAAGGAAGAGCGCCGTGCCGCCGCGGCCGACCGGCGTGCGCGCATGATGGCGGGCGACGAGAAGTACCTGCCGGTGCGCGACCGCGGGCCGGTCAAGGCCTACATCCGCGACCTGGTGGACTCGCGGCGCAACCTCATGGGTCTGTTCATGCCGCTCGCGATCCTGGTGTTCGTGGCGCTGCTGACCCCGTCGCTGGCGGTCCAGCGGTACGCGACGCTCGCGACGACCTTCATGCTGATCGCGATGATCATCGAGGGCTTCGTCCTCGGCCGGATCGTCACGAAGCGGGTGCGGGAGAAGTTCCCGACCGAGCCGATCAAGGGCATCTCGATCGGCTGGTACTCGTTCATCCGCGCGAGCCAGCTGCGCAAGCTGCGCATCCCCAAGCCGCGGGTGGGTCCCGGCGACGCGGTCAAGTAG
- a CDS encoding branched-chain amino acid aminotransferase, producing the protein MTSALPFTRTSHPQPATPERVAEVLAKPGFGQHFTDHMVTIRWNREQGWHDAEVGPYSTLALDPAAMVLHYGQAIFEGLKAYRQPDGSIASFRPEANAERFRASARRMAMPELPDELFLESVRQLLAVDDRWVPSAQEESLYLRPFMISTEKGLGVRPSSEYLYVLIASPAGSYFASGVRPVSVWLSTEYVRAAPGGTGAAKFAGNYAASLVAQAQAAEKGCDQVVWLDAVERRWVEEMGGMNLFFVFGDKVVTPELTGTLLPGITRSSLLRLASDLGLTVEERRISTDEWEKANASGELTEVFACGTAAVITPVGHVKHAGGEFSIGDGGTGSVTMKLRERLTGLQHGHVADTHGWMTVLG; encoded by the coding sequence ATGACGAGCGCGTTGCCTTTCACCCGGACCTCCCACCCGCAGCCGGCGACCCCGGAGCGCGTAGCGGAGGTACTTGCCAAGCCGGGCTTCGGGCAGCACTTCACCGACCACATGGTGACGATCCGCTGGAACCGCGAGCAGGGCTGGCACGACGCAGAGGTCGGCCCGTACTCCACCCTCGCACTGGACCCCGCGGCAATGGTGCTGCACTACGGCCAGGCGATCTTCGAAGGGCTCAAGGCCTACCGGCAGCCCGACGGTTCGATCGCGTCCTTCCGCCCTGAGGCGAACGCCGAGCGCTTCCGCGCGTCGGCCCGCCGCATGGCCATGCCCGAACTTCCCGACGAGCTGTTCCTGGAGTCGGTGCGGCAGCTCCTCGCCGTCGACGACCGCTGGGTGCCCTCCGCACAGGAGGAGTCGCTCTACCTGCGGCCCTTCATGATCTCGACGGAGAAGGGACTCGGCGTGCGACCCTCGTCCGAGTACCTCTACGTGCTGATCGCCTCCCCCGCCGGCTCCTACTTCGCGAGCGGCGTCCGCCCGGTGAGCGTGTGGCTCTCGACCGAGTACGTCCGCGCGGCCCCCGGTGGCACCGGCGCGGCCAAGTTCGCCGGCAACTACGCCGCGTCCCTGGTGGCGCAGGCGCAGGCCGCGGAGAAGGGCTGCGACCAGGTCGTCTGGCTCGACGCGGTGGAACGCCGCTGGGTCGAGGAGATGGGCGGCATGAACCTGTTCTTCGTCTTCGGCGACAAGGTCGTCACCCCGGAGCTCACCGGCACGCTGCTGCCCGGCATCACCCGCAGCTCGCTGCTGCGGCTCGCGTCCGACCTCGGCCTGACCGTCGAGGAACGCCGCATCTCGACCGACGAGTGGGAGAAGGCGAACGCCTCCGGTGAGCTCACCGAGGTCTTCGCGTGTGGCACGGCCGCGGTCATCACGCCGGTCGGCCACGTCAAGCACGCCGGCGGTGAGTTCTCCATCGGCGACGGCGGCACCGGCTCGGTGACGATGAAGCTGCGCGAGCGCCTGACCGGCCTGCAGCACGGCCACGTCGCCGACACCCACGGCTGGATGACCGTCCTCGGCTAG
- the cobS gene encoding adenosylcobinamide-GDP ribazoletransferase yields the protein MKLALSWLTVLPVRVDDVDGTAARRAISWAPVVGVLLGAFAVGVLQLLAISDISALVAGFLVVGVVALATRGMHLDGLADVADGLGCYGPPERALRVMKDGGAGPFGVVTLIVVLGAQAAALPHAHWGTVLLAFAVSRAAFGICCLRGVPAARPEGLGALVAGTQHVGVVVGTWVVLAVAAVPLGWRAVVAVVVAGLLVWLLVKHTTKRFGGITGDVLGAAAELSLLVVLVVS from the coding sequence GTGAAGCTCGCCCTCTCCTGGCTGACGGTCCTGCCGGTCCGCGTCGACGACGTCGACGGCACAGCTGCTCGGCGGGCCATCAGCTGGGCGCCGGTCGTGGGCGTGCTGCTCGGCGCGTTCGCGGTCGGTGTGCTGCAGCTGCTCGCGATATCCGATATATCGGCGTTGGTGGCCGGGTTCCTGGTCGTCGGCGTCGTAGCTCTGGCGACGCGGGGCATGCACCTCGACGGGCTCGCCGACGTCGCCGACGGGCTCGGTTGCTACGGGCCGCCGGAGCGAGCTCTGCGGGTGATGAAGGACGGCGGCGCCGGGCCGTTCGGCGTCGTCACGCTGATCGTCGTGCTCGGAGCTCAAGCCGCGGCGCTCCCCCACGCCCACTGGGGCACGGTGCTGCTGGCGTTCGCGGTGAGCAGGGCGGCGTTCGGGATCTGCTGCTTGCGCGGTGTGCCCGCGGCGCGGCCGGAGGGTCTGGGTGCGCTGGTCGCGGGCACGCAGCACGTCGGCGTCGTCGTCGGCACGTGGGTGGTGCTCGCCGTCGCCGCGGTTCCGCTCGGGTGGCGAGCTGTCGTCGCCGTCGTCGTCGCGGGTCTGCTCGTGTGGTTGCTCGTGAAGCACACGACGAAGAGGTTCGGCGGCATCACCGGTGATGTGCTCGGAGCTGCCGCCGAACTCTCGCTGCTCGTCGTGCTGGTCGTCTCCTAG
- a CDS encoding HesB/IscA family protein: MTTAQDAASTSEAPTHGVTLTESAAVKAKALLDQEGRDDMHLRIAVQPGGCAGLKYQLFFDERTLDGDAMVDFNGMKVAVDRMSAPYVEGAVIDFVDTIEKQGFTIDNPNAGGSCACGDSFH; the protein is encoded by the coding sequence ATGACGACCGCTCAGGATGCCGCTTCGACCTCCGAGGCGCCGACCCACGGCGTGACGCTGACCGAGTCGGCCGCCGTCAAGGCCAAGGCCCTGCTCGACCAGGAGGGCCGCGACGACATGCACCTGCGCATCGCCGTCCAGCCCGGCGGTTGTGCGGGCCTGAAGTACCAGCTGTTCTTCGACGAGCGCACGCTCGACGGCGACGCGATGGTGGACTTCAACGGCATGAAGGTCGCCGTTGACCGCATGAGCGCCCCGTACGTCGAAGGCGCTGTCATCGACTTCGTGGACACGATCGAGAAGCAGGGCTTCACGATCGACAACCCGAACGCCGGCGGGTCCTGCGCCTGCGGCGACTCGTTCCACTAA
- a CDS encoding carbohydrate kinase family protein — protein MHFPGRFADQLVAERLDRVSLSFLVDDLVVRRGGIGANIAFGLGVLGVRPVLVGAVGKDFDDYRSWLERHGVDTSGVYVSEVAHTARFVCTTDDDMCQIASFYAGAMAEARNIELAPIASRVENLELVVISPDDPAAMLRHAEECRQRGYRFAVDPSQQLARMDGAQARTFVEGAEYLFSNDYEWELLLQKTGWTEADVLARVGRRITTLGAKGVEIVDRDGFSLHVPAVPEVAKTDPTGVGDGFRAGFLAGTSAGLSLERAAQLGSLIAVEVLETVGTQEWKLEREPALARIRGAFGDEAAEEIAPVLP, from the coding sequence ATGCACTTTCCGGGCCGTTTCGCGGACCAGTTGGTAGCGGAGCGTCTCGACCGGGTGTCGCTGAGCTTCCTGGTCGACGACCTCGTCGTCCGCCGCGGTGGCATCGGCGCGAACATCGCGTTCGGGCTCGGTGTGCTGGGCGTGCGGCCGGTGCTCGTGGGCGCCGTCGGCAAGGACTTCGACGACTACCGCTCGTGGCTGGAGCGGCACGGCGTCGACACCTCCGGCGTGTACGTCTCCGAGGTCGCGCACACCGCCCGGTTCGTCTGCACCACGGACGACGACATGTGCCAGATCGCCTCCTTCTACGCCGGTGCCATGGCCGAGGCGCGCAACATCGAGCTCGCCCCCATCGCGAGCCGCGTCGAGAACCTCGAGCTCGTCGTGATCAGCCCGGACGACCCCGCCGCCATGCTCCGCCACGCCGAGGAGTGCCGTCAGCGCGGCTACAGGTTCGCCGTCGACCCGTCGCAGCAGCTCGCCCGCATGGACGGCGCCCAGGCGCGCACCTTCGTCGAGGGCGCCGAGTACCTCTTCAGCAACGACTACGAGTGGGAGCTGCTGCTGCAGAAGACGGGGTGGACCGAGGCCGACGTGCTGGCCAGGGTCGGCCGCCGGATCACCACCCTCGGCGCCAAGGGCGTCGAGATCGTCGACCGCGACGGCTTCTCGCTGCACGTCCCGGCCGTTCCCGAGGTCGCGAAGACCGACCCGACCGGTGTCGGCGACGGCTTCCGCGCCGGGTTCCTGGCCGGCACGTCCGCCGGGCTCAGCCTGGAGCGGGCGGCCCAGCTCGGTTCGCTGATCGCCGTCGAGGTGCTCGAAACCGTCGGCACACAGGAGTGGAAGCTCGAGCGCGAGCCGGCGCTGGCCCGCATCCGCGGCGCCTTTGGCGACGAAGCTGCTGAGGAGATCGCTCCCGTCCTGCCATGA
- a CDS encoding OsmC family protein: protein MGTHQYEVEVVWTGNTGGGTAGYQSYERAHEVRAAGKETILGSSDPAFRGDSSRYNPEELLVASLSQCHMLWYLHLASVNGVVVTGYRDAATGTMAEHPDGSGRFTEVVLNPVVSVADPETRVTAQALHERAHSLCFIAASVNFPVRHEPTVV from the coding sequence ATGGGGACGCATCAGTACGAGGTCGAGGTCGTCTGGACGGGCAACACCGGCGGCGGGACCGCCGGGTACCAGTCGTACGAGCGGGCGCACGAGGTGCGGGCGGCGGGCAAGGAGACGATCCTCGGGTCGTCGGACCCGGCCTTCCGCGGTGACTCCTCGCGGTACAACCCGGAGGAGCTGCTCGTCGCGTCGCTGTCGCAGTGCCACATGCTGTGGTACCTGCACCTCGCGTCGGTCAACGGCGTGGTGGTCACCGGCTACCGCGACGCCGCGACCGGCACGATGGCCGAGCACCCGGACGGGTCCGGCCGGTTCACCGAGGTCGTGCTGAACCCGGTGGTGAGCGTCGCCGACCCGGAGACGCGGGTGACCGCGCAGGCGCTGCACGAGCGGGCGCACTCGCTGTGCTTCATCGCGGCGAGCGTGAACTTCCCCGTCCGGCACGAGCCGACGGTGGTGTGA
- a CDS encoding glycerate kinase codes for MRVLIAPDCFGGTLTAREAAEAIATGWHDAKPDDVVVQRPLADGGPGFVDVLHAALDGDIRYVTVTGPLGTPVEARYLQHHTNGTRTAYIESAEACGLHLIPAELRAESCETATTRGVGELVAAAAADNDVIVVGLGGSGTTDGGAGMLAALSDAAVDLTDMSLVAASDVENPLLGPHGAARTFGPQKGATPEAVERLEAKLAAMDVLTPVSNTPGAGAAGGLGAALLSLGATVESGAGLVRELTRLDAALDDTDLVITGEGSFDWQSLRGKLITAVAAGAADRAVPCLAIAGQVTVGRREMAAAGVQDAYSVSEHVGSVQKSIADARKSLIATAGHVARQWSR; via the coding sequence GTGCGCGTACTCATCGCCCCGGACTGCTTCGGCGGCACCTTGACCGCCCGCGAGGCCGCCGAGGCCATCGCCACCGGCTGGCACGACGCCAAGCCCGACGACGTCGTCGTCCAACGCCCCCTGGCCGACGGAGGCCCCGGCTTCGTCGACGTCCTGCACGCCGCTCTGGACGGCGATATCCGATATGTCACCGTGACGGGCCCCCTGGGCACACCGGTCGAAGCCCGCTACCTGCAGCACCACACCAATGGCACGCGCACGGCCTACATCGAGTCCGCCGAGGCGTGCGGCCTGCACCTCATCCCGGCCGAGCTCCGCGCCGAGTCCTGCGAGACCGCCACCACCCGAGGCGTCGGCGAGCTCGTCGCGGCAGCCGCGGCCGACAACGACGTCATCGTCGTCGGCCTCGGCGGCTCCGGCACCACCGACGGCGGCGCGGGCATGCTCGCCGCACTGTCCGACGCCGCCGTCGACCTGACCGACATGTCGCTGGTGGCAGCGTCCGACGTGGAGAACCCGCTGCTCGGCCCGCACGGCGCGGCCCGCACGTTCGGCCCGCAGAAGGGCGCGACCCCGGAAGCCGTCGAACGCCTCGAAGCCAAGCTCGCCGCCATGGATGTGCTGACCCCGGTGTCCAACACACCGGGAGCAGGCGCGGCAGGCGGCCTCGGCGCCGCACTGCTCTCCCTCGGCGCCACCGTCGAGTCCGGCGCCGGCCTCGTCCGCGAGCTCACCCGCCTCGACGCCGCCCTCGACGACACCGACCTCGTCATCACCGGCGAGGGCAGCTTCGACTGGCAGTCCCTGCGCGGCAAGCTCATCACCGCCGTCGCCGCGGGCGCCGCCGACCGCGCCGTCCCCTGCCTCGCCATCGCCGGCCAGGTCACCGTCGGCCGCCGCGAGATGGCCGCCGCCGGCGTCCAGGACGCCTACTCCGTCTCCGAGCACGTCGGCTCCGTGCAAAAGTCGATTGCGGACGCCCGCAAAAGTCTCATTGCAACGGCCGGGCACGTAGCTCGCCAGTGGTCGCGCTGA
- a CDS encoding class I SAM-dependent methyltransferase, whose protein sequence is MGKLQLPERLRWDHNAWYRRWLLRQLPSEAGTVLDVGCGLGELARSIRAGSVTAIDASERMIERAATTSSSVRWVHGDVFTRELGRFDVVTSEASLHHLPLREGLTRLKELTKPGGRLVVVGLYRLATPADVAMELVTLPANALVGLVKWLTGQRTGSHDPEMPVVWTAPALAEIRAAASEITPGARVRRRLFWRYTLVWDAPEVH, encoded by the coding sequence GTGGGCAAACTCCAGCTGCCGGAGCGACTGCGGTGGGACCACAACGCGTGGTACCGCCGCTGGTTGCTCCGGCAGTTGCCGTCCGAGGCCGGGACAGTTCTGGACGTGGGCTGCGGGCTCGGTGAGCTCGCGCGGTCGATCAGGGCCGGGAGCGTCACGGCGATCGACGCCAGCGAGCGCATGATCGAGCGCGCCGCCACGACGAGCAGCTCCGTGCGGTGGGTCCACGGCGACGTCTTCACGCGCGAGCTCGGCCGGTTCGACGTCGTCACGTCCGAGGCGAGCTTGCACCACTTGCCCTTGCGAGAGGGTCTGACAAGGCTGAAAGAGCTCACCAAGCCCGGCGGTCGGCTGGTCGTCGTCGGGCTCTACCGGCTCGCCACTCCGGCCGACGTGGCGATGGAGCTCGTCACGTTGCCGGCGAACGCGCTCGTCGGGCTGGTGAAGTGGCTGACCGGTCAGCGCACGGGGTCGCACGACCCGGAGATGCCGGTCGTGTGGACCGCTCCGGCGTTGGCCGAGATCCGCGCGGCGGCGAGTGAGATCACGCCGGGAGCACGGGTGCGCAGGCGGTTGTTCTGGCGGTACACGCTGGTCTGGGACGCGCCCGAAGTTCATTAG
- a CDS encoding APC family permease, with amino-acid sequence MTHTPREIAGTIALGLPAVLGAGIFAGFAPAAGLAGWWLLPALAIAALAALCSAFSTADQSRAYPDIGGGYGYVRAQLGVWPARMTASAHLLGRCAMAAAVAWMFGAYVVPDQPLAGALVLLVGTTLLGAVGFRWSTGVSAAVSVVVLGVLALVVASSFSIAPVPSAGEAGTVNELVGAAALMFMAFAGFERITAPHRGERPHSPGVLKFAIPVLVGLTFAVHLAVGAGVLRQLGSARLALSPAPLRDALVAADASALVPLVQIAAAVAGVAALHFVLASAHRTLTGLVEDGDLPSRLKPAVLSLVLLAACALAVVLMPLATALGVAACATLFYYAFTNASARVLLQNDRTWPMRTACLGLGLSVLLAMSTPVPALLISLAGLGVGTGLIGATASLRGRRAASRRRRQPARTPGRS; translated from the coding sequence GTGACCCACACGCCTCGCGAGATCGCCGGCACGATCGCGCTCGGCCTGCCCGCGGTGCTCGGTGCGGGGATCTTCGCCGGATTCGCCCCCGCCGCAGGTCTTGCGGGCTGGTGGCTGCTCCCGGCGCTGGCCATCGCCGCGCTCGCCGCGTTGTGCTCGGCCTTCTCGACCGCTGACCAGTCGCGCGCCTACCCCGACATCGGCGGCGGTTACGGATACGTGCGCGCGCAGCTCGGTGTGTGGCCCGCACGGATGACAGCGAGCGCGCACCTGCTCGGCCGGTGCGCGATGGCGGCGGCGGTGGCGTGGATGTTCGGCGCGTACGTGGTGCCGGACCAGCCGCTGGCCGGTGCGCTGGTGCTGCTGGTGGGCACGACGCTGCTGGGCGCGGTGGGGTTCCGCTGGAGCACCGGCGTCAGCGCGGCGGTCTCGGTGGTCGTCCTCGGCGTGCTGGCGCTCGTGGTCGCGTCGAGCTTCTCGATCGCGCCGGTGCCGTCGGCGGGGGAGGCGGGCACCGTCAACGAGCTCGTCGGCGCGGCCGCGCTGATGTTCATGGCGTTCGCCGGCTTCGAGCGCATCACGGCTCCGCACCGCGGTGAGCGGCCGCACTCGCCGGGCGTGCTGAAGTTCGCGATCCCGGTCCTGGTCGGACTGACGTTCGCGGTCCACCTGGCCGTGGGCGCCGGTGTCCTGCGTCAGCTCGGGAGCGCGCGCCTCGCCCTGTCGCCCGCGCCGCTGCGGGATGCGCTCGTTGCAGCAGATGCGTCGGCGTTGGTGCCGCTGGTGCAGATCGCCGCCGCGGTGGCCGGTGTGGCCGCGCTGCACTTCGTGCTCGCGTCCGCGCACCGCACGCTGACCGGACTCGTCGAGGACGGCGACCTGCCGAGCCGCCTCAAGCCCGCTGTGCTGTCACTCGTGCTGCTGGCCGCGTGCGCGCTCGCGGTGGTCCTCATGCCGTTGGCGACGGCGCTGGGCGTGGCGGCGTGCGCGACGCTCTTCTACTACGCGTTCACGAACGCCTCGGCTCGAGTGTTGCTGCAGAACGACCGCACGTGGCCCATGCGCACCGCTTGTCTCGGACTCGGGCTCTCGGTGCTGCTCGCCATGAGCACGCCGGTGCCCGCGCTGCTCATCTCGCTCGCGGGCCTGGGCGTCGGCACTGGTCTGATCGGCGCTACAGCGTCACTGAGAGGAAGACGAGCAGCGTCACGCCGACGCAGGCAGCCAGCCCGTACACCCGGCCGTTCGTAG
- a CDS encoding leucyl aminopeptidase yields MTAPKLALTEGDLSTTAADAVVVGTLQGADGLELAPGAEAVDAAFDGALLEVLGTLRATGKADELVKVPTFGKIAAPLVLAVGLGKAAGEEQVRRASGVAARSLAGKKRAVNTLGALHVAAAAEGTLLGGYSFTEYKSEKGEAAVAKVDLQAAGSKENKAALKAAVAIAESVAIARDFVNTPPNDLYPASFAARAEKLATAAGLDVEVLDEKALKKQGFGGILGVGGGSSRQPRLVRISYKGTKATKKVALVGKGITFDTGGISIKPAAGMDEMTSDMAGAAAIVATMVLAAKLKYPLEIIASIPMAENMPSGDAYRPGDVLTMYGGKTVEVLNTDAEGRLILSDAIVRACEDDPDYLIETATLTGAQVVALGKRTSGVMGSDEFRDRVARIGTAVGESTWAMPLPEELRADLDSRLADLANVTGHRWGGMLAAGLFLREFVAEGVQWAHIDIAGPAFHTGGAYGYTTKGGTGVPVRTIAAVLADIAANG; encoded by the coding sequence GTGACAGCCCCGAAGCTGGCCCTCACCGAAGGTGACCTGAGCACCACCGCCGCGGACGCAGTCGTCGTGGGCACCCTGCAGGGTGCGGACGGTCTGGAGCTCGCGCCCGGTGCCGAAGCGGTCGACGCCGCGTTCGACGGCGCGCTGCTGGAGGTGCTCGGCACCCTGCGCGCGACGGGCAAGGCCGACGAGCTCGTCAAGGTGCCGACGTTCGGCAAGATCGCCGCCCCGCTCGTCCTGGCCGTCGGCCTGGGCAAGGCCGCGGGCGAGGAGCAGGTGCGCCGCGCGTCCGGTGTCGCCGCCCGCTCGCTGGCCGGCAAGAAGCGCGCCGTGAACACCCTCGGCGCGCTGCACGTCGCCGCCGCCGCGGAGGGCACGCTGCTCGGTGGCTACTCGTTCACCGAGTACAAGTCCGAGAAGGGCGAGGCCGCGGTCGCGAAGGTCGACCTGCAGGCCGCCGGTTCCAAGGAGAACAAGGCCGCACTGAAGGCCGCCGTCGCGATCGCCGAGTCGGTCGCCATCGCGCGCGACTTCGTGAACACGCCGCCCAACGACCTCTACCCCGCCTCGTTCGCCGCGCGCGCCGAGAAGCTCGCCACCGCCGCCGGCCTCGACGTCGAGGTCCTCGACGAGAAGGCGCTCAAGAAGCAGGGCTTCGGCGGCATCCTCGGCGTCGGCGGCGGCTCGTCGCGCCAGCCGCGCCTGGTGCGCATCTCCTACAAGGGCACCAAGGCCACGAAGAAGGTCGCGCTCGTCGGCAAGGGCATCACGTTCGACACCGGCGGCATCTCGATCAAGCCGGCCGCGGGCATGGACGAGATGACCTCGGACATGGCCGGTGCCGCCGCGATCGTCGCCACGATGGTGCTCGCCGCGAAGCTGAAGTACCCGCTGGAGATCATCGCGTCGATCCCGATGGCGGAGAACATGCCGTCCGGTGACGCCTACCGCCCCGGCGACGTGCTGACCATGTACGGCGGCAAGACCGTCGAGGTGCTCAACACCGACGCCGAGGGCCGGCTGATCCTGTCCGACGCGATCGTGCGCGCGTGCGAGGACGACCCCGACTACCTGATCGAGACCGCGACGCTGACCGGCGCGCAGGTCGTGGCGCTGGGCAAGCGCACCTCGGGCGTCATGGGCTCGGACGAGTTCCGCGACCGCGTCGCGCGGATCGGCACCGCCGTCGGCGAGTCGACGTGGGCCATGCCGTTGCCGGAGGAGCTGCGCGCGGACCTCGACTCGCGCCTGGCCGACCTCGCGAACGTCACCGGCCACCGCTGGGGCGGCATGCTCGCCGCGGGCCTGTTCCTGCGCGAGTTCGTCGCCGAGGGCGTGCAGTGGGCGCACATCGACATCGCCGGTCCGGCGTTCCACACCGGTGGCGCGTACGGCTACACCACCAAGGGCGGCACCGGCGTCCCGGTGCGGACCATCGCGGCGGTGCTCGCGGACATCGCGGCCAACGGCTGA